GACAGGTCGGCCGGGCCGACCGACCCTGCGAAGCGCTGGACCGAGCCGTTGTCGAGGTGACGGTCGAACTTCAGGGTTCCCTGCAGATCGAGGCGGCTCTCGAAGCGCAGCCCTTCGCTGATCGGCGCCTGGACGTTCGCGGTGAACTGCAGACCCGTGGTGACGTCATAGTTGACGTTCACATACGGCGCGTTGAGCACCAGCAGACGCGGCAGCGCATTGAGCGCGAAGGGATCGGCACCGTCGATGACGTTGCACGAATAGCCCGCACCGACCGCGGCGACCTTGGCGCAGCCGGCTGCCGCTGCGGCGGCCGCCGACGCGAAGCTCTGGTTCGCGACCGAGTAATAGGCGTTGATAGCCTCACCCGCGAGCGAGCCTGCCGTGATCAGGCCGGTCTTCTTCACGTTGAAATAGTCCGCGGTGAAGCTGAACCAAGGCGTCGGCTGCACGATCGCGCCGACCGTGAAGCTGCGCGACTGTTCCGGCTTGATGTTCGGGTTGCCGACATAGCCGCGACCGACGGAATAGGCGGTCGTGTAGCTCGAGTTGTTCGGGTGTGCCGCGCGGAAATCGGCGTTCGGCGTGTAGCCGACGAAGCCCGAGAACGAGCTGCGCGGATCGATCTCGGCAAAGGTCGGGGTGCGGAAGCCTTCCGAATAGGACCCGCGGAGCGAGATTTCCTTGATCGGCGTGAACTTCGCGCTGACCTTCGGCGAGAATTTGCTGAACCCTTCCGAATAATGGTCGTAGCGGCCCGACAGGTTGACGCTCAGCACGTCGAGGATCGGCGCGGCGGCTTCGAAATAGGCGGCCCACACGTCACGATCGCCATAGGCCTGGGCGGTCGACAGACCCGGCACGTCCAGGTTCGGGTTGGCGCTGCGGTTGGTCAGCTTTTCCTTGCGGTACTGGCCACCGACCGCCAGCTGGACGTTGCCGCCCGGCAGCGCAAACAGGTCGCGGGCGACCGATGCGTCGGTCGTGAAGATCGACGAATTCGACAGCGACGTGATCGGCGGCAGCACCGAGTCACGAACGGCCTGGCTGTTCAGGCTCGGGTTCACGAAATTGTACGTGCCCGTGTTGATCGCGCGCACCAGCCCGTTCAGGTTGGCGAAGCCCGTCTGGACCAGTTCCAGCTCGTCGCGCGAATAGCCCACGTCGATGTTCCAGCGCCACGCATCGGCGATCGTGCCGTGCAGGCCGCCGGTGACGCGGTACAGCTCGTTCGTGCGCTCCGACCCCGCCTTCACGTCGCCGAACAGATAGTAGATGCGCGCCGCATTGGCCGCAGCGATCGCCGGGGTGGCGGCGGCGTTGGTCGCATAAGGATTGTTCGGGTTCAGCTGACGATCCGCTGCGGTCGCGCAATTGATGCCGGCCGAGCAGATGAAGTACGGCAGCACGATGCCCGGATTGCTGGTCGACGTGCTGGGCGCGCCGCCGAACGCCTGGTTCTGACGGATGCCACGCGGCAGCAGCTGGATATCGACCTTGTTGTTCGAATAGCTGCCCTGCAGATAGCCTTCGATCGTGTCCGTCACGCGGTAGCTGAAGCGCGCCTGACCGGCGAAGCGGCGCTGCTTGGGCAGGATCTGGACATATTCGCGGGTCAGGTCGTGCGCGCACGCCGTGCCGACGCGCGAGGCCGTATTTTCCGAGAAGGTGCCGAACGGGCAGTTCGCCAGCGGCGTCAGCGACGTGAAGATCGCCGGGGTCGTCGCGTTGGCGACGCTGCCGGCCAGCGGGTTGTTCAGGTCGGTCTGCGTCGTGCGCGTGACCACCGCGTTGGTGGTCGGCGTGGTCAGCGTATCGTCGGCGCGATTGTTATCGTTGCCGCCCGCGGCGCGCAGGTCGAGCGTGTTGAAGGGGAAGCCGCGCGAATCCGCGGTGATCTTGCCCGAATCCTCATATTCGCCGCCGATGTAGAAGTTCCAGCCCTGGGTATCATAGTCACCGATACCGCCCAGCAGGCGCAGACGATATTTGTGGCCGTCACCCTTTTCGGTCACGCCGG
The nucleotide sequence above comes from Roseomonas aeriglobus. Encoded proteins:
- a CDS encoding TonB-dependent receptor, with the translated sequence MISTFRRRMLASTLLLTAAAAAQPALAQTAPAPQDTTATVPQTTDTTADEPQDVVVTGTLFRGADTLTALPVTVVTAETLTRAGVTNTADAIRSAAADGAGSIGIGFTSGFSAGGSAISLRNLGVSSTLVLVDGLRVANFPLSDDGHNSYVDLNSIPQVGVDRIEVLKDGASSLYGADAIGGVVNIITRKKFTGIDGGAEAGVTEKGDGHKYRLRLLGGIGDYDTQGWNFYIGGEYEDSGKITADSRGFPFNTLDLRAAGGNDNNRADDTLTTPTTNAVVTRTTQTDLNNPLAGSVANATTPAIFTSLTPLANCPFGTFSENTASRVGTACAHDLTREYVQILPKQRRFAGQARFSYRVTDTIEGYLQGSYSNNKVDIQLLPRGIRQNQAFGGAPSTSTSNPGIVLPYFICSAGINCATAADRQLNPNNPYATNAAATPAIAAANAARIYYLFGDVKAGSERTNELYRVTGGLHGTIADAWRWNIDVGYSRDELELVQTGFANLNGLVRAINTGTYNFVNPSLNSQAVRDSVLPPITSLSNSSIFTTDASVARDLFALPGGNVQLAVGGQYRKEKLTNRSANPNLDVPGLSTAQAYGDRDVWAAYFEAAAPILDVLSVNLSGRYDHYSEGFSKFSPKVSAKFTPIKEISLRGSYSEGFRTPTFAEIDPRSSFSGFVGYTPNADFRAAHPNNSSYTTAYSVGRGYVGNPNIKPEQSRSFTVGAIVQPTPWFSFTADYFNVKKTGLITAGSLAGEAINAYYSVANQSFASAAAAAAAGCAKVAAVGAGYSCNVIDGADPFALNALPRLLVLNAPYVNVNYDVTTGLQFTANVQAPISEGLRFESRLDLQGTLKFDRHLDNGSVQRFAGSVGPADLSSGGGTPKWRGNWQNTFLTDNFSLSATTYFVGAMRAVATDQGNLDTSCNASVYKDAQGGNSFCRIRRFIYTDINATIKVNDQFSFFGFVGNVTNARAPFYPNTFYTTQPNYLASWHLPGLIGRSFRAGANFKF